One genomic region from Octopus sinensis linkage group LG13, ASM634580v1, whole genome shotgun sequence encodes:
- the LOC115218266 gene encoding methyltransferase-like protein 7B, whose product MSSEDSTDAGISSNAFAVFILILFGIILLVYLLSNPIKQALNSCRLKIQTVFTARYWRKVAESHKEELDNFFQPLHMKKKEISENLDVLEIGIGDGANFPYYPEGCNVYALDPEDIFQAAVQNNIKKYPHLTFKKFYCSPAEDMSFIKTGSLDIVISTIVCVPLEMWEKF is encoded by the coding sequence ATGTCTTCAGAAGACTCTACAGACGCTGGAATTTCTTCAAATGCATTTGCCGTGTTCATCCTTATATTATTTGGAATCATTCTTTTAGTCTATCTGCTTTCGAATCCCATCAAACAAGCCTTAAATTCTTGCAGACTGAAAATACAAACCGTATTCACGGCAAGGTACTGGCGCAAGGTAGCGGAAAGCCATAAAGAAGAACTGGACAACTTCTTCCAACCTCTtcacatgaaaaagaaagaaatttctgaaaatctcGACGTTTTGGAAATCGGTATCGGAGATGGTGCGAATTTCCCTTATTATCCAGAAGGTTGCAACGTATATGCTCTGGACCCTGAAGATATTTTCCAAGCGGCAGTGCAGAATAACATAAAGAAATATCCGCACCTGACATTCAAAAAGTTCTACTGCTCGCCTGCCGAAGACATGTCTTTTATCAAAACTGGTTCTCTCGATATTGTTATATCTACCATTGTCTGTGTTCCGTTGGAGATGTGGGAAAAGTTCTGA